One genomic window of Mucilaginibacter sp. SJ includes the following:
- a CDS encoding SRPBCC family protein gives MSNKITVTATVNADAKKVWDYYTNPEHITKWNFADPSWQCPSASNDMRVGGKYSARMEAKDGSFGFDFEATYDEIVDGEKFTYTMPNGRQASVAFKANDNQTEVEVAFDPEDQNPLEMQKNGWQAILNNFKKYAEEN, from the coding sequence ATGAGCAATAAGATCACTGTTACCGCTACGGTAAATGCAGATGCTAAAAAAGTTTGGGATTATTACACCAATCCCGAACACATTACCAAATGGAACTTTGCCGATCCTTCGTGGCAATGTCCTTCTGCATCAAATGATATGCGGGTAGGCGGAAAATACTCGGCAAGAATGGAAGCCAAAGATGGGAGCTTCGGTTTTGACTTTGAAGCTACTTATGACGAAATTGTTGATGGCGAAAAGTTTACCTATACCATGCCAAACGGCAGGCAGGCCTCGGTTGCCTTCAAAGCCAATGACAATCAAACTGAAGTTGAGGTAGCTTTCGATCCTGAAGATCAAAATCCCCTTGAAATGCAAAAAAATGGCTGGCAGGCGATACTTAACAACTTTAAGAAATACGCCGAAGAAAATTAA
- a CDS encoding SRPBCC family protein: MKNNLHFDFIADKVKNTLTIRREFLADRPLVWDCYTRQELLDQWFAPAPLTTKTKSMDFSEGGHWHYAMVEPNGTEYWGWTDYLKIKPIDYYTSLDAFCNAEGEINKDLPRAEWLVNFTDKGENALVETIVTYKSLSDLETVIQMGMEQGMMATLEKLDQLLLTLKK; this comes from the coding sequence ATGAAAAACAACTTGCACTTTGATTTTATTGCCGACAAAGTAAAAAATACGCTGACCATCAGACGTGAGTTTTTAGCCGACAGACCATTGGTTTGGGATTGTTACACCCGGCAGGAATTGCTTGACCAATGGTTTGCGCCAGCGCCCTTAACCACCAAAACTAAATCAATGGATTTTAGCGAAGGTGGCCACTGGCACTATGCAATGGTGGAGCCCAACGGTACAGAATACTGGGGATGGACAGATTATCTGAAAATCAAACCTATTGATTACTATACATCATTAGATGCTTTCTGTAATGCAGAAGGTGAAATAAATAAGGATCTTCCCCGTGCGGAGTGGCTTGTAAATTTCACCGATAAAGGAGAAAACGCTTTGGTAGAAACCATTGTAACTTACAAATCGCTTTCAGATTTGGAAACGGTTATCCAGATGGGTATGGAACAGGGAATGATGGCAACCCTCGAAAAACTTGACCAATTATTATTAACCTTAAAAAAGTAA
- a CDS encoding ArsR/SmtB family transcription factor — translation MRRDIFQAVADPTRRAIIALIALQAMTPNAIAEHFDTTRQAISKHLKVLTECELVKQEHQGREIYYQLEIDKMKEIDKWLEQFRKIWETRFLQLDNLLATLKKQQK, via the coding sequence ATGAGAAGAGACATTTTTCAGGCTGTTGCCGACCCTACACGGCGGGCTATCATCGCCTTAATCGCCTTACAGGCAATGACACCTAATGCCATCGCCGAGCATTTTGACACTACGCGACAGGCAATTTCAAAACACCTGAAGGTTTTAACCGAATGCGAACTGGTGAAACAGGAACACCAGGGGCGTGAGATCTACTATCAACTGGAGATTGACAAAATGAAAGAAATAGACAAATGGCTGGAGCAATTCCGTAAGATTTGGGAGACCCGGTTCCTGCAACTCGACAACCTTTTAGCTACCTTAAAAAAACAACAAAAATGA
- a CDS encoding MauE/DoxX family redox-associated membrane protein, producing the protein MKTKILFVLCLLTGLMFINAGCDKFFHYMPMPKEMPEKMVKAGQAFMQIGWLMPLVGAMEILGGLLLIIPRTRALGALVLVPLLTGILLANISMAPSGLPIVLVLIAIVLWVIIDNWEKYLPMIRK; encoded by the coding sequence ATGAAAACTAAAATCCTATTTGTTTTATGCCTGTTAACCGGGCTAATGTTTATCAACGCCGGTTGTGACAAATTTTTTCATTACATGCCCATGCCTAAAGAAATGCCCGAAAAAATGGTGAAAGCGGGGCAGGCCTTTATGCAAATCGGCTGGCTCATGCCGCTGGTTGGTGCCATGGAAATCCTTGGCGGTTTATTATTAATTATCCCAAGGACCAGGGCGCTCGGCGCATTAGTACTTGTACCTCTTTTAACCGGTATTTTATTGGCTAATATTAGTATGGCCCCATCAGGTTTACCTATCGTATTAGTATTGATCGCAATTGTTCTTTGGGTAATTATTGACAATTGGGAAAAATACCTGCCTATGATCAGGAAATAA
- a CDS encoding RecQ family ATP-dependent DNA helicase, with translation MSAIVFIDTEVDPKTGKVLDFGCIKDDNNIFHQTSATAFTEFIRGTPFVCGHNILNHDVKYIGSLLNLVGVAIDDIIDTLYLSPLLFPSKPYHALVKDDKLQYDELNNPLNDAIKARDLFFDEVATFKQTDKTLSDIYFLLLKSNRHFQAFFRFLDYSTANQDASFLIRQKFKDEICVQANLEQLISDYPVELAYCLSLIKVGSRTSITPPWVLKNYPDVERIMFLLRNMPCLSGCSYCNQALNAHLALKKFFGFSTFRQYGGEPLQLKAVEAAINNKSFLAVFPTGGGKSITFQVPALVCGESTKGLTIVISPLQSLMKDQVDNLEKAGLTEAVTINGLLDPIERAKSFERIEDGSACILYIAPESLRSKTIERLLLRRKIARFVIDEAHCFSSWGQDFRVDYLYIGDFIRTIREKKNLPEPLPVSCFTATAKPKVIEDICNYFSEKLGLQLQLFTTAASRTNLNYKVLPKQSDEEKYLTVRDLIAGKNCPAIIYVSRTLRAVTLAKRLIADGMDARAYHGKMDANEKTANQNAFLSGEVKIMVATSAFGMGVDKKDIGVVIHYDISDSLENYVQEAGRAGRDENISADCYVLFNEEDLSKHFILLNQTKLSIKEIQQIWKAIKDITRFRSTVSNSALEIARKAGWDDSVAEIETRVTTAIAALEDAGYLKRGQNSPRVFANSILSKNAQEAIDKIAASERFTEKQKEKATRIIKKLFSSKNRKQLNDEIAESRIDYISDHLGIVKEEVIGIINLLREENILADAKDLTAFIKRGENKNRSINIAESFGKIEKCLLSFINEQPNTFQLKELNEHLENEGCNDVTPYKIKTIINFWAIKNWIRRKSLSSSKNHFKAYSLHPQQTLKDKIDKRYQLARFIAEFLYQKANAVNTDNKDDDVLVEFSVHELKVTYEQSADLFKMNIDADDIEDALFYLSRIEAIKIEGGFLVVYNRLTIERLEPDNKKRYKAEDYQKMGQFYENKIQQIHIVGEYAKKMIENYREALQFTEDYFQLNYTSFLNKYFKGSRQKEINLTLTPAKFRELFGELSPTQLKIIKDDVSKYIVVAAGPGSGKTKVLVHKLASLLLMEDVKHEQLLMLTFSRAAATEFKKRLLNLIGNAANYIEIKTFHSYCFDLLGKMGNLEKSDTILKQTIEKIRNKEVETNRITKTVLVVDEAQDINDEEFELIRTLIKENEEMRVIAVGDDDQNIYQFRGSNSKYLHQLIEVYGADKYELVENYRSKSNLVEFANQFLNNITDRLKNTPIMAKQAGDGKIKMFRYQHGNLIVPLAKNVASTPLIGTTCVLVKTNEEALQITGLLQQNGIQAKLVQTNDTFNLYNLAEIRFFLSLLNTEDQVHVISDDVWENALRTAASTFKNSDNWLICQNLIKDFEATNTKKKYRSDLDVFIRESKLEDFYQRGGETIFVSTIHKAKGKEFDNVFLMLENLAPPTDEIKRQLYVAITRAKQNLTIHINANLFDNIKVSNLEYIERHKKNEPPAHLAINLIHEDVWLDYFLRTQLQVSLLMAGDDLIISGDECLNVNGQPILKFSTSFLRRINDITAKGYQVKSIKVNFILYWQKKDSAKEIKIVLPKLWFEKMDCSHLLTLSES, from the coding sequence CTTAATCTCGTCGGAGTGGCAATTGATGATATCATCGATACACTATATTTATCGCCTCTTTTATTTCCATCAAAGCCTTATCATGCACTTGTTAAAGATGATAAACTACAATATGATGAACTAAACAACCCGCTTAATGACGCTATTAAAGCCCGGGATTTATTTTTTGATGAAGTAGCCACATTCAAACAAACAGACAAAACACTTAGTGACATTTACTTCTTGTTGCTTAAAAGTAATAGGCATTTTCAAGCTTTTTTTAGATTTCTTGATTACTCAACGGCTAATCAGGACGCTTCGTTCCTTATTCGTCAGAAGTTTAAAGATGAAATTTGTGTTCAGGCTAATCTTGAACAATTAATATCTGACTACCCCGTAGAACTTGCCTATTGCTTGTCTCTAATTAAAGTAGGCAGCCGAACTTCAATAACACCGCCATGGGTATTAAAAAATTACCCTGATGTGGAGCGCATAATGTTTTTATTGAGAAATATGCCCTGCCTTAGCGGCTGTAGTTATTGCAATCAGGCGTTAAATGCTCATCTTGCGCTAAAAAAGTTTTTCGGTTTTAGCACTTTCAGGCAGTATGGAGGTGAACCATTGCAGTTAAAGGCTGTTGAGGCGGCAATTAACAACAAATCATTTTTGGCCGTATTCCCCACTGGCGGGGGCAAATCCATCACATTCCAGGTGCCTGCGTTAGTGTGCGGTGAAAGTACTAAAGGTTTAACAATTGTAATATCGCCGCTGCAATCTTTAATGAAAGATCAGGTGGATAACCTTGAAAAAGCCGGGTTAACGGAGGCTGTTACAATAAACGGCTTACTCGATCCCATTGAAAGGGCAAAGTCTTTTGAACGCATTGAAGATGGATCGGCTTGTATTCTTTACATTGCACCAGAATCCCTGCGTTCAAAAACCATTGAGCGTTTGCTTTTAAGAAGAAAGATTGCACGGTTTGTAATTGACGAGGCACACTGTTTCTCATCGTGGGGGCAGGATTTCAGAGTTGATTATCTGTACATAGGTGATTTTATCCGCACTATCCGGGAAAAGAAAAATCTTCCCGAACCCTTGCCAGTCTCCTGTTTTACAGCAACTGCGAAGCCAAAAGTAATTGAGGATATCTGTAATTATTTCAGTGAAAAACTGGGTTTGCAACTTCAACTGTTTACAACAGCAGCATCCCGCACAAATCTCAATTACAAAGTATTGCCAAAGCAAAGCGATGAGGAAAAATATTTAACCGTAAGAGATTTGATTGCAGGGAAAAATTGTCCTGCTATAATATATGTTTCCAGAACCTTAAGGGCTGTTACGCTTGCCAAACGTTTAATTGCTGACGGCATGGATGCAAGAGCTTATCATGGCAAAATGGATGCTAACGAGAAAACAGCAAATCAAAATGCCTTTTTATCGGGTGAGGTCAAGATTATGGTAGCTACCTCAGCTTTTGGCATGGGCGTTGACAAAAAAGATATTGGCGTAGTGATTCACTATGATATTTCCGATTCGCTCGAAAATTATGTACAGGAAGCGGGCCGGGCCGGGCGTGATGAGAATATATCTGCTGATTGTTATGTTCTGTTCAATGAGGAAGACCTAAGCAAGCACTTTATCCTGCTTAATCAAACTAAGTTATCTATCAAAGAAATTCAGCAGATATGGAAGGCGATAAAAGATATAACCCGGTTTCGTTCCACTGTGTCTAATTCTGCTTTAGAAATTGCTCGTAAAGCTGGCTGGGATGATAGCGTTGCTGAAATTGAAACCAGGGTAACCACTGCAATTGCAGCACTTGAAGACGCCGGTTATTTGAAACGTGGACAAAACTCTCCAAGGGTTTTCGCCAATAGTATTCTTTCCAAAAACGCACAAGAAGCCATAGATAAAATAGCTGCCTCTGAACGGTTTACCGAAAAGCAAAAAGAAAAAGCGACAAGAATTATAAAAAAGCTTTTCTCCAGTAAAAACAGAAAGCAGTTGAACGATGAGATTGCCGAATCCCGGATTGATTATATCAGTGACCATTTAGGGATAGTGAAAGAAGAAGTGATCGGCATTATAAATCTGCTGCGCGAGGAAAACATTTTGGCCGATGCTAAAGATTTGACAGCGTTTATTAAACGAGGGGAAAATAAAAACCGTTCAATCAATATCGCCGAATCATTTGGTAAGATAGAAAAGTGTCTGTTATCTTTTATAAATGAACAACCAAATACATTTCAACTTAAGGAGCTGAATGAGCATCTTGAAAACGAGGGATGCAATGATGTAACGCCTTATAAAATAAAAACCATCATCAATTTCTGGGCGATAAAAAATTGGATCAGGCGGAAAAGTTTATCATCTTCAAAAAATCATTTTAAGGCTTACAGTTTACATCCACAGCAAACACTAAAGGATAAAATTGACAAACGATATCAACTGGCACGTTTTATAGCTGAATTTTTATATCAAAAAGCCAATGCTGTAAATACAGATAATAAGGATGATGATGTATTGGTCGAATTTTCTGTACATGAATTAAAAGTGACTTACGAACAGAGTGCCGATCTTTTTAAAATGAATATTGATGCCGATGATATAGAAGATGCTTTGTTCTACCTTTCGCGAATTGAAGCTATTAAAATTGAAGGTGGCTTTTTGGTGGTTTATAACAGGCTTACGATAGAAAGACTTGAACCGGATAACAAAAAGCGCTACAAGGCCGAGGATTATCAAAAGATGGGTCAGTTCTATGAAAATAAAATTCAGCAGATTCATATTGTCGGTGAGTATGCTAAAAAAATGATAGAAAACTATCGGGAGGCGCTGCAATTCACCGAAGATTATTTCCAGCTTAATTATACATCATTTCTTAATAAATATTTTAAAGGTAGTCGTCAAAAAGAAATCAATTTAACCCTTACACCGGCAAAGTTCAGGGAATTGTTTGGAGAGCTTTCCCCAACACAACTCAAAATTATAAAAGATGATGTCTCCAAATACATTGTTGTAGCTGCTGGTCCGGGCAGCGGGAAAACGAAAGTGCTTGTGCATAAACTTGCATCATTATTGTTAATGGAGGACGTAAAACATGAGCAATTGTTGATGCTTACTTTCTCAAGGGCTGCTGCAACTGAGTTTAAAAAAAGATTGTTAAATTTAATTGGTAATGCTGCAAATTATATAGAGATAAAAACCTTTCATTCTTATTGTTTTGATTTACTGGGTAAGATGGGAAACCTTGAAAAATCTGATACCATTTTAAAACAGACTATCGAAAAGATAAGAAATAAAGAAGTTGAAACCAATCGCATTACAAAAACCGTTCTGGTAGTTGATGAAGCGCAGGATATCAATGATGAAGAATTTGAACTGATTCGGACACTAATCAAAGAGAACGAAGAAATGAGGGTAATTGCGGTTGGAGATGATGACCAAAATATCTACCAGTTTCGCGGTTCAAATTCAAAATATCTTCATCAACTAATTGAAGTATATGGAGCCGATAAATATGAGCTCGTTGAAAACTATCGGAGTAAAAGTAACCTTGTTGAATTTGCAAACCAGTTTTTAAATAACATAACAGATAGATTAAAAAATACGCCGATTATGGCAAAACAGGCAGGTGATGGAAAAATAAAGATGTTCCGTTATCAGCACGGCAATTTGATAGTACCACTTGCAAAGAATGTAGCAAGTACACCACTGATCGGTACAACCTGTGTGCTTGTTAAAACTAACGAAGAGGCATTACAGATAACCGGATTACTGCAGCAAAACGGAATACAAGCTAAATTAGTACAAACCAACGATACGTTTAATTTATATAATCTGGCAGAAATAAGGTTTTTCCTTAGTTTGTTGAATACTGAAGATCAGGTTCATGTGATAAGCGATGATGTTTGGGAAAATGCACTGCGTACAGCTGCATCCACGTTTAAGAATAGCGATAATTGGTTGATTTGCCAAAACCTGATCAAAGATTTTGAGGCTACTAATACCAAAAAGAAATACAGGTCGGACCTTGATGTTTTTATCCGGGAATCGAAATTGGAAGACTTCTATCAGCGCGGCGGTGAAACAATTTTTGTCTCCACTATACACAAGGCTAAGGGGAAAGAATTTGATAACGTTTTTTTGATGCTGGAAAATCTTGCACCACCAACAGACGAAATTAAACGTCAATTATATGTCGCAATTACCAGGGCCAAACAAAATTTGACAATCCATATCAATGCGAATCTTTTCGATAATATAAAAGTCAGTAACCTGGAATACATTGAACGCCATAAAAAAAATGAACCGCCAGCTCATTTGGCGATAAATCTGATCCATGAAGATGTCTGGCTCGATTATTTTTTAAGAACACAACTTCAGGTTTCTTTATTGATGGCTGGGGACGATTTAATTATATCAGGTGACGAATGTTTAAATGTAAACGGGCAACCAATATTAAAATTCTCCACGTCCTTTTTACGGCGAATAAATGATATTACTGCAAAGGGCTACCAAGTAAAGTCCATCAAAGTAAACTTTATCCTGTATTGGCAAAAGAAAGACTCAGCAAAGGAGATTAAAATTGTTTTACCGAAGCTTTGGTTTGAAAAGATGGACTGTTCCCATCTCCTCACCCTCTCTGAATCTTAG